The Thermococcus sibiricus MM 739 DNA window GATTTGCTTAGTATTACTGCCGTCCATCCTATGAGGGAAGACGCCGTGAAAGAATTTCTGCGGAAAGCGAACGCTGACTGGAACATTATCGAGAAACTGATTCGAGATAACAAGCTCATAGAGCTGGAATACGAAGGAAAGAAGTTCTATATAAGGCGGTTGAAGAGCAGAGAAACACAGTAAGGCAACCTCTTCTTAATGTTAGGGCAATCGAAAACTTTAAATATTGTGCATATGCACAAAATAATAGAGCAAAAGTGAGGTGGTTGGTATGAGGATCGCGATACCAACGAATGGCGGAGGAAGAAACGATACTGTGGCTCCAGTTTTTGCACGTGCTCCAGCGTTCTACATAGCTGATGTTGACGAGAACGGAAACATGATTAGTGAAAAGGTTATACAGAACACTGGCGCCATGGCAGGGGGTGGGGCCGGACCGATGGCCGTCCAGACCCTCATCAACGAGGGCGTCGAGGCAATAATAGCACCGCAGGTCGGTCCGAACGCACTCGGCACAATCCAGGCGGCTGGAATAAAGCTCTACCAGGTAGCGGCTGGGACTCCAGTTGAAGAAGCCATAAAGGCTGTGGTCAGCGGAAGTATTGGTCAATTCACGGCTCCAGTGCCACCTACCCCAACAACACCAACAGCACCGGCTCCTGCCTACGGACCGTACCCAGCAACACCTGCCTACCCTGCCTACCCCGCATACGGCTACGGCCCTGGTTGGGGTTGGGGCCGCGGTGGTGGTTGGGGAAGAGGCAGAGGCTTCGGCCGTGGAATGGGTGGCGGAAGAGGATGGGGAGCAAGATTAGGTTATTGTCCATGGACAGGAATGCCCAATAGAAGAAACTGGTTTGCGAGATTTTTCGGCTGGTGGTGAACTTTTCTTTTAAATTTTTGGAGGATTTAAAATGCCACGTGGATTTGGAAGAAACTATGGAAAGAGAAGCTTGCTAGGTTATCGGTTTGGAGGGTTTTATGGCCTCTTGGATGCACTCCTCCTAATCGGGATGCTCTATTTTTTAGTAAAACTCCTTTTAGTGGCTTTACCCTATGCGCTAGGTCTTTTGGTCATTTTTATTATCCGAGGGTTTTTGAGGCCAAGGATAGTTTTTTGAGCTTATGCAAAATTTTTTAAATTCGGTTTTCCTAATTTATTTGGAGGTGGGAATATGAGGATAGCTGTTGCAACCGTGAAAGGAGGTCTGGACGATTTTGTCAATCAACACTTTGGAAGAACTCCAACTTTCACCATAGTAGATGTTGAAAATGGGGAGATAAAGAATGTTAAAATAGTCTTAAACCCAAGTGCAAGCTCTCCCAGAGGTGCTGGGGTCCAGGCGGCTCAATTTTGCATAAACGAAGGAGTAGAAGTAGTAATAGCCGGTCAGTTCGGGCCCAACTCAGCGGGAGTACTTCAGGCCGCAGGCATAAGAATGATCTCGGCCCCGGCCACGATGACCGTCAGGGAAGCGGTTGAGACTTTCCTTAGGGGTGAGCTCACCCAAGCCGTTTTCAGCTCCGAGGGCGGTAGGAGCTACGGCGGAGGCATGGGTAGAGGCATGGGCCGTGGAATGGGTGGCAGAAGAGGAGAGGGAAGAGGTGAATGGTAAACTCTTTAATTTTGAGAGAAAACCGTTTATACTTCTTCCCCCTATTATTTTCGGTGGACTTTATGAAGTACAGCAAACTTGCTGTGAAGATTTTGAAATATGAAGAAAAAGAGATATACTATGACCCAGCCTATCATGGCAGAACTTTGAAGATTTTTGGCATCGATGATGACCCTGCGAGGGTTATCGAGTACATAGGAGACCAATTTCTTGAAAAGGACTACGGACTGATTTTCTTTGACACAAAGGGAAAGTATCCCAAGGAGAAATTTGACACTGTGATAAGAATAGAGGATAACAAGCCCACAGGCCTTGATCCCATAAAGATGGTCGAAAAGGGCCTCTTAAAGGACTTTTATACTGCAGCCACAATAATTCAAACTATATATGGATTGGATCGCTCTCTCACAAATAAGCTCTATGCTGACATTCTAGAGGGCAAAGTTAAGAGTGTAAAGGATGCAGCTAAGTCAGAAGAGCACTATGGAGAAGTCATAAGAGAAGCTTACACCTCACTCGACGATGTCTTCTTTGAGGGTGAACCTCCAGAACTCGGTAAGAGCATTTTAGTTGACTTTGGAAGAACATATAACATAAGTATTGCTGGAATGGCATTTTTAATTCTCGCAGCGGCTGTTAAAGATAGGAGAAGCACGTTGATTGGAATCGACGATGCAGCAGTTCTCTTCTACACAACTCCAGGGATTGCTGCTCTTCCCCTATTGACCCAGCCCATGAGGGGAAGGGTTACGGTTTTGGGCTCAAGATACGTTGTGGAGAATATTCTCAACATACCTGGGCCAACTTTAGTGCTGTACAACGATCCCGATTTGCAGAGCATGATCTACGAAGCGAACGGCGCTCCTCAGGGTGATATGAGAAAGCACGTTCTTAAGGGAGAGGGTGCGTTTATATGGAGAACAACGCAAACCTTAGAGGTCGAGTTTGGAAAGCTCCCGTTTGAGGGGTAAGGAATGAAAATTACCGTGCTTTTTGAAAATCACGCCGGGTTTAAGAAGGGCCTCTTTGGGGCCCATGGATTTTCAGTTTTAGTTGAACACAAAGGAAAGAATATTTTGGTAGATGCCGGAAGTGATGGAAAGGTTTTGCTCCATAATATAAAAGCCCTTAACATTTCACCCGAAGAAGTTGATGTAATATTCCTCACCCACGGCCATTACGACCACACTGGTGGGCTGGAAGAGTTTTTAAAGGCGAGAAAAAGCTCCATAGACATCTATGCTCATCCTGACGTATTCTTGAGAAGGATCGCATTGAAACCCAAACGCAGGGAAATTGGAATCCCCTTTTCGCAAGAACATTTGGAAAAAATTGGCGCGAACTTTATACTAAAAGAGAAGCCCGTTAGGATATTTGATGAAATTTATACGAGCGGTGAAATAGAAAGAAGAACTTGGGATAGAGCAGTTGGTTACATTATAAGCGGAAAAAAACTAGTAAAAGACCCGCTAAGAGATGATATGGCATTGTTCATTGAGCTTGGAGATAAAATAGCCGTTATAAGCGGATGCGGCCACAGCGGTATTCTAAACATAGCGGAGCACTCATGGAAGGTGATGAATAAGCCGATTTTTGCCTTGGTAGGCGGATTTCATTTAAGCGGGGCCAAGAAAAATATTTTGGAGGATGCAGTTAGAGGTATTAGAACTTTTGGAGTTGAAAAGCTCTACCCTGGCCATTGCACCGGGTTTGATGGAATTTGTGCATTTATGAATGTCTTTGGAGACAAAGTGGAGCCTCTATATGCGGGAAAAGAGGTCAAATTTGTCCAGTAATCTTTTTTATCCTTATCTTTCTATCTAATTATGGCGATTCGCATGTTGAGTATAGACCTATCTGGAAGGTTGGCCTTTACTACGGCATCGAGCAAGGGCATAGGCTTTGGTGTGGCTAGGGTTCTTGCTAGGGCTGGAGCTGATGTAATACTCCTTTCCAGAAACGAAGAAAATCTCAAAAAAGCCAGAGAGAAAATAAAAGAAGAAAGCAACGTTGATGTGAGCTATATAATTGCGGACCTTATGAAGAGAGAAGAGCTTGAGAAAACGGTTAAGGAGCTGCAAAACATAGGAGAGCCAGATATGTTCTTCTTCTCCACTGGTGGGCCTAAGCCGGGCTATTTCATGGAAATGAGCATGGAGGACTGGGAAGGGGCCGTTAAGTTGCTCCTTTACCCGGCTGTGTATCTAACCAAGGCACTCGTCCCCGCAATGGAGAAGAAAGGCTTTGGAAGAATAGTTTACTCCACAAGCGGAGCCATAAAAGAGCCTATCCCAAACATAGCCCTCAGCAACGTTGTGAGGATTTCAATGGCAGGTCTTGTAAGAACTTTGGCCAAGGAGCTTGGACCGAAGGGCATAACTGTTAATGGCATTATGCCCGGCATTATAAGAACAGATAGAATGGTCCAGCTTGCAAAAGATAGAGCGAAGAGAGAAGGAAAGAGTGTTGAAGAGGCCCTCCAAGAGTACGCAAAACCAATACCCCTCGGTCGTCTAGGAGAGCCAGAGGAGATAGGTTACCTTGTAGCTTTCCTTGCCAGCGACCTTGGAAGCTATATAAACGGTGCAATGATACCCGTTGATGGCGGGAGATTAAACTCTGTGTTCTGATGTTTTTTCTTTTTATAGTGGAACTGAGAAGTAGCTCTTGAAAGTGGTGTAATGAACTTGATGAAACGCTCTTTATCCTCTTGGAAGATCCCTTCTGAAAGGGAGGGGATGCAACCACTCTAAGGCAATATCGAAAGATTTAAAAGTTTTTACTATTGGTGTATGTAATGAGTGGCACAAATGCACCTCACTCAAAAGAACCACTTGCGAGTGGGCAAGAAGACTTACAAGCTCCTCCGCATACTCACTCACCTATCTAAAGACTTGTATAACTTCACCCTATACGTGATTAAACAACACTACGAGTTGAACGGTTCATTCCTCCCATATGCCAAAGCTTATCACTTGGTCAAAAACAGTGAACCTATAAACTATTACCAAGTCAAGTGGCGCAGCAAACCATGAAAATTGTCGAGAGGAACTATCACTCCTTCTTCAGGCTTCTAAATGAGAGAAAAAAAAGGTAATTACAACAAGCCGATTCACCCACCAAAGTTTTTACCAAAAGATGGTCACTTTGTCCTAATCTTCCCGTACCAATCCTTCAGGGTGAAGGAGGATAAGGTTATTCTCACTCTCGGGCGAAACTTTGCGAAAAAATTTGGTGTAATGCACCTTGAAATCCCCCTCCCCAAGAACATTAAAGGGCACAGGATAAAGGAAGTCCGAATTTTACCAAAGTATAATGCCCTCTGGTTCGAGGTTGAGTACGTTTACGAAGTGCAATCAGAGAAGAAGGATTTAGACCATTCAAAGTATTTGGCTATTGATTTGGGCGTTGATAATTTCGCCACTTGTGTAGAAACCATCGGGACGGCCTTCATTATTGAAGGCCGGTGGTTGAAGAGTTTTAACCGGTGGTGGAATAAAGAGAAGGCCTAAATTCAAAGCCAATACGATAGGCAAGGAATAAAGTTTGGGAAGAAAATGGCTTTGCTTTTGAGGAAGAGGAAAAATGTAATGAATAATTTCATGAATCAAGCCGTGAATTACATTATCAAGTACTGTTTGGAGAATAAAATCGGGAACATCGTGATTGGAGAGTTGAAGGAGGCGAAGCAAAGGGTTTTCCTAGGCAAGGTGAATAATCAGAACTTCCAATTCATCCCCTATGGGCTCTTCAAGCAAAAATTAAAGGCAAAGTGTGAATATTATGGGATTAACTTCATTGAAGTTAATGAAGCCTATACTAGCAAGGTTGATGCTTTGGCCTTGGAACCACTAGAGAAGAAGGAGGAGTATTGGGGGAGGAGGGTCTGTAGGGGTTTGTATCAATCCTCCACTGGAGTTTTGGTTAATGCTGACGTGAATGGTGCTTTAAACATTTTGCGTAAGGTAGCCGGCGATTCCTCCATTAGGGGGATAGCCGGTAGTGGCCGTGTGAACCGGCCAGTGAGAGTGAGGTTACTGGCAACAGGATGCCGAATGAACTCTCACGAAACCTCACCCGTTAGAGTGGGGTAGTTCACGAGAAATAACTAATGCGAAACCAATGTGGCCTACCCCACCCTAAAGGGTGAGGTTTTCGGAAGAAAATATATAAGAGGCAAAGGTTAATAATTCATAACTTAAAAATTATTTGCTTCGGGTGATGATCATGGGCTTAATTGAGGACAAGGCTCTAGTTGAGAGTGCTTTATTTGTATCTGGTAGGCCAATCAGTGTGAAAGAGATTTCAAAGGCTTTGGGAATAAAATCCCTTGATTATATCGAGAAGCTCATTGAGCTTATAGCAGCGGAATATGCAGAAAGGAACAGTGCTATAGAAATTGTGAGAGTTTTGGGGGACAAATATGTAATGCAGGTTAAGCAAGAGTATTCTCAAAGAGTAATTCAGTTAATGCCAAGGCCAGACCTGAGAACAGGGGAATTAAAGACTTTAGCCCTAATAGCTTACTTACAACCAATAGAACAGAGCAAACTTGTAAATCTTAGAGGGAGTCAGGTATATGAACATGTAAAACGTCTGCTGGAAATGGGCTTGGTATATGCGGAGCCCTATGAAAGAACAAAAATCCTTGGGACAACCCAAAAGTTTGCTGAGCTTTATGGGTTTCCCGAAAATGATCCATTGATAATAAAAGAGGCTTTCAAGAAAGTTGTACACGCAGAGTATTCTGATTTGATATCTAAAATTGAAAAGGAAAAAGAAAACAAAAACACTGGGTAGTAATCTTTTATGTTGCTTCTTTTTCCTTTTCAGTAATATAGAGAAATTTTAGAGGTTTATCGTGGATTCAAAAACTTTAAATACCTGTTCTATTAATTACTATTTAGGTGAGTGTATATGACGGTTATAACTAAAGAAGAGATTGTAGAAAGAATAAGGCAA harbors:
- a CDS encoding MBL fold metallo-hydrolase, encoding MKITVLFENHAGFKKGLFGAHGFSVLVEHKGKNILVDAGSDGKVLLHNIKALNISPEEVDVIFLTHGHYDHTGGLEEFLKARKSSIDIYAHPDVFLRRIALKPKRREIGIPFSQEHLEKIGANFILKEKPVRIFDEIYTSGEIERRTWDRAVGYIISGKKLVKDPLRDDMALFIELGDKIAVISGCGHSGILNIAEHSWKVMNKPIFALVGGFHLSGAKKNILEDAVRGIRTFGVEKLYPGHCTGFDGICAFMNVFGDKVEPLYAGKEVKFVQ
- the scpB gene encoding SMC-Scp complex subunit ScpB: MGLIEDKALVESALFVSGRPISVKEISKALGIKSLDYIEKLIELIAAEYAERNSAIEIVRVLGDKYVMQVKQEYSQRVIQLMPRPDLRTGELKTLALIAYLQPIEQSKLVNLRGSQVYEHVKRLLEMGLVYAEPYERTKILGTTQKFAELYGFPENDPLIIKEAFKKVVHAEYSDLISKIEKEKENKNTG
- a CDS encoding NifB/NifX family molybdenum-iron cluster-binding protein — protein: MRIAVATVKGGLDDFVNQHFGRTPTFTIVDVENGEIKNVKIVLNPSASSPRGAGVQAAQFCINEGVEVVIAGQFGPNSAGVLQAAGIRMISAPATMTVREAVETFLRGELTQAVFSSEGGRSYGGGMGRGMGRGMGGRRGEGRGEW
- a CDS encoding SDR family oxidoreductase, which encodes MLSIDLSGRLAFTTASSKGIGFGVARVLARAGADVILLSRNEENLKKAREKIKEESNVDVSYIIADLMKREELEKTVKELQNIGEPDMFFFSTGGPKPGYFMEMSMEDWEGAVKLLLYPAVYLTKALVPAMEKKGFGRIVYSTSGAIKEPIPNIALSNVVRISMAGLVRTLAKELGPKGITVNGIMPGIIRTDRMVQLAKDRAKREGKSVEEALQEYAKPIPLGRLGEPEEIGYLVAFLASDLGSYINGAMIPVDGGRLNSVF
- a CDS encoding transposase — protein: MNQAVNYIIKYCLENKIGNIVIGELKEAKQRVFLGKVNNQNFQFIPYGLFKQKLKAKCEYYGINFIEVNEAYTSKVDALALEPLEKKEEYWGRRVCRGLYQSSTGVLVNADVNGALNILRKVAGDSSIRGIAGSGRVNRPVRVRLLATGCRMNSHETSPVRVG
- a CDS encoding NifB/NifX family molybdenum-iron cluster-binding protein — encoded protein: MRIAIPTNGGGRNDTVAPVFARAPAFYIADVDENGNMISEKVIQNTGAMAGGGAGPMAVQTLINEGVEAIIAPQVGPNALGTIQAAGIKLYQVAAGTPVEEAIKAVVSGSIGQFTAPVPPTPTTPTAPAPAYGPYPATPAYPAYPAYGYGPGWGWGRGGGWGRGRGFGRGMGGGRGWGARLGYCPWTGMPNRRNWFARFFGWW
- a CDS encoding transposase; the encoded protein is MREKKGNYNKPIHPPKFLPKDGHFVLIFPYQSFRVKEDKVILTLGRNFAKKFGVMHLEIPLPKNIKGHRIKEVRILPKYNALWFEVEYVYEVQSEKKDLDHSKYLAIDLGVDNFATCVETIGTAFIIEGRWLKSFNRWWNKEKA